The Anguilla anguilla isolate fAngAng1 chromosome 4, fAngAng1.pri, whole genome shotgun sequence genome has a window encoding:
- the LOC118224633 gene encoding cAMP-specific 3',5'-cyclic phosphodiesterase 4D-like isoform X10 encodes MPEVNLLISVSRTFVQFKRMLNRELTQLSETSRSGNQVSEYIANTFLEKQQDVEIMSQPPKEKDKKKRPMSQISGVKKLAHSPSLAPTSIPRFGVTTDQEGPLAKEFEEINRWGLDVFKISEYSGNRPLTVVMYSVFQERDLLKSFKIPADTFITFMMTLEDHYHADVAYHNNIHAADVVQSTHVLLSTPALEAVFTDLEILAALFASAIHDVDHPGVSNQFLINTNSELALMYNDASVLENHHLAVGFKLLQEENCDIFQNLSKKQRQSLRKMVIDMVLATDMSKHMNLLADLKTMVETKKVTSLGVLLLDNYSDRIQVLQNMVHCADLSNPTKPLEIYRQWTDRIMGEFFTQGDRERDKGMEISPMCDKQNASIEKTQVGFIDYIVHPLWETWADLVHPDAQEILDTLEDNREWYQSMIPHSPSPTPEDQDKEGSAGGVGVGGASGASGGDKFQFELTLEEEGESDTESPPEDEQLTPGSGEPSRTPADGQAGPASPCLGHALSLASIGVRSPLHRTLPSEADAAPESEAEDREPVPAGNSVTLQQHGT; translated from the exons ATGCCCGAAGTCAACCTCCTGATTTCTGTCTCGCGGACGTTCGTTCAG TTTAAAAGGATGCTGAATCGGGAGCTCACCCAGCTGTCAGAAACCAGTCGGTCAGGAAACCAGGTGTCAGAGTATATCGCCAACACGTTTTTAG AGAAACAGCAAGATGTGGAGATCATGTCCCAGCCCCCCAAGGAGAAGGACAAGAAGAAGCGGCCCATGTCCCAGATCAGCGGGGTGAAGAAGCTGGCCCACAGCCCCAGCCTGGCCCCCACCAGCATCCCACGCTTCGGGGTCACCACCGACCAGGAGGGTCCTCTGGCCAAG GAGTTTGAAGAAATCAATCGATGGGGCCTAGACGTTTTCAAGATATCAGAATATTCTGGGAACCGCCCGCTGACGGTAGTGATGTACTCAGTTTTTCAG GAGAGAGACTTGCTCAAGTCCTTTAAGATCCCCGCAGACACCTTCATCACCTTCATGATGACTCTGGAGGACCACTACCACGCCGACGTGGCCTACCACAACAACATCCACGCCGCCGATGTGGTGCAGTCCACCCACGTCCTTCTGTCCACTCCTGCTCTGGAG GCTGTCTTCACTGACCTGGAAATCCTGGCGGCTCTGTTCGCCAGTGCCATACACGATGTGGACCATCCAGGGGTCTCAAACCAGTTCCTCATCAACACCA ACTCTGAGCTGGCACTGATGTACAATGATGCCTCAGTGCTGGAGAACCACCACCTGGCTGTGGGCTTCaagctgctgcaggaggagaacTGTGACATCTTCCAGAACCTGAGCAAGAAGCAGAGGCAGTCCCTGCGCAAGATGGTCATCGACATG GTTTTGGCCACAGACATGTCCAAACACATGAACCTGCTGGCAGACCTGAAGACCATGGTGGAGACCAAGAAGGTGACCAGCCTAGGGGTGCTCCTGCTGGACAACTACTCTGACCGCATCCAG gtcctccagAACATGGTGCATTGTGCTGATCTAAGCAACCCCACCAAGCCGCTGGAGATCTATCGGCAGTGGACCGACCGCATCATGGGGGAGTTCTTCACCCAGGGAGACCGTGAGAGGGACAAGGGAATGGAGATCAGCCCCATGTGTGACAAGCAGAATGCCTCCATCGAGAAGACCCAG GTTGGATTCATTGACTACATTGTCCACCCACTTTGGGAGACCTGGGCAGATCTGGTTCACCCAGATGCCCAAGAGATCCTGGACACGCTGGAGGACAACCGGGAATGGTACCAGAGCATGATcccccacagcccctcccccactcctgAGGACCAGGACAAGGAGGGCAGCGCGGGGGGcgtgggagtgggaggggccagtggAGCGTCAGGAGGAGACAAGTTCCAGTTTGAGCTgaccctggaggaggagggggaatcGGACACCGAGAGCCCCCCCGAGGACGAGCAGCTGACGCCCGGCTCGGGGGAGCCCTCCAGGACTCCTGCGGACGGCCAAGCCGGGCCGGCCTCCCCCTGCCTGGGCCACGCCCTGAGCCTGGCCAGCATTGGGGTTAGGAGCCCCCTCCACAGGACGTTGCCCTCCGAGGCGGACGCGGCCCCGGAGAGCGAGGCCGAGGACAGAGAGCCTGTCCCGGCAGGGAACAGCGTGACACTTCAACAGCACGGCACATAA